ATAAGTAAAATCACTAAACTAAGGCTACCCAAATCAAATTGTACCATGCCTAATAAATATAATTCCCTCTGTGGAAAATGCTTTCTCCAATGACTAATATATATTGGTACCTTTTGATCAGCCAGCGTCTTGGAGTCATCCAATATATTGTTGGTAGCCAACAAGATCAACCTCTGGTTATTAGGAGGGTGGTCTGTTATTGACTGCAACTTCTGTTTGATATTCAAAATTGTCTCTGTTGGATCACACTGTATGAAGTAGGTGGTCTTGTTCCGCTTGACTCGAATATACATGCTTGCAAGCCTGCATCAGAG
This region of Triticum aestivum cultivar Chinese Spring chromosome 2D, IWGSC CS RefSeq v2.1, whole genome shotgun sequence genomic DNA includes:
- the LOC123051864 gene encoding ubiquitin isoform X1, with the translated sequence MYIRVKRNKTTYFIQCDPTETILNIKQKLQSITDHPPNNQRLILLATNNILDDSKTLADQKVENDAVVALALRKGSVLVSLGLMFDTYALNV